The DNA region GGAATGCTGCGTAACTTCCATCAAGCAAGTGTAAATTTTGCAATTATAGAGCATTTTTTACGAGATAAAAAATTACTGAGCGAATATAAGGATGCTCTATTCCATTTTGAGTTTGTAGTAAGAGGCTTCCTAATTCCATTGCTAAAAAAGAACAATAAATATCGCCGTCTGTGGATGAACAGTTTTCATAGGGGAATAAGCAGAATATGGCTGTCCAGATCAATACCATGGATGATGAAAGTTATCTCATTCTTCATCATAGTCGGAGCCTATCCTACTATTTACAAGTTATCGCACATCAGGAGAAATTAACCAAACAAAACAAAGAAGTTATGACTTGGAACAATATTCAATGGAAACTACGAATGTTAATGTTTGACTGTTATCAAATATCAATAGGCAAGATTGATAAAAACATCTCAATATTTTGTAATAACTGCATAGGAGCATTTGTTGCGCATGACTTTCGACTTCCATTCAATTCTCCTACGGTAAACCTGATGATACCTCCATCCGACTTTATTGAGTATATTGCTAACCTTGAATATTACACCAATGCGCCCATCGAACCAACAAAATCCGACCAATCATGGCCAATTGCTTTGCTGGGAGGTAAAGTACATATACATCTAATTCATTACAAAACAGTTGAGGAAGGGGTTCTCGCTTGGCGCCGGCGAGAGACACGTATTAATGCGAAACGGATGTATTTCGTACTAATCGAAACCGATGGTTGTACCTACGAAGATCTGGAACGCTTCGACCAATTACCCTACAAAAACAAAGTAGCCCCAACCCACAAGTCCTATCCACAAATCAAATGTGCTCATTATATAAAAGGATATGAAAATCAGAATGGAGTAATTGATTCTTATCGTTTCCACAAGATACTTCCATTACGAATTTATGACCAATTCAATTGGATGAAATTTTTAAAACATAGAAATGTATGATACCTAAGAAGATTCATTTTTGTTGGCTAAGTGGAGATGAATATCCCCCTCTTATCAAATATTGTATAGAAACCTGGCACAAAATATTACCAGATTATGAATTTGTGCTTTGGGATACCAAGCACTTTGATATAAATTCAGTACCTTGGGTAAAAGATGCCTATGAAGCCAAAAAATTTGCTTTCGCAGCTGACTATATCCGTATTTATGCTTTATACACAGAAGGGGGAATTTATCTTGATTCAGATGTTGAAATGATAAAATCATTCAATCCACTGCTAAATTACAAATCGTTTTTAGGATACGAAGCTTCTACTCATGGCATTGAAGCCGCCATTATGGGATCAGAACCCGGTATGTCATGGTGTAAGAAAGCTTTAAACTTTTATGAAGAACGAAGATTTTCTATGGAATATGTAAGAGAGAATGGATTCCTAGCCCCCAATGTAATAAAAATGGCCTTGCAAAAAACTTATCCGAACGAAAAAATAGAATCGGGTAAAAAGGAAGTGAATATCAATGATGGAGAATTACTGATATGTCCGGCCAATTATTTTTCTCCCATAAAATATGACATAGAAAAATGTTATTTGGATGGGAAAAATAATGCCGACAAATATAAACGTGATCCACATACATTCTGTATCCACCGCTTTAACGCATCATGGACAACCAGACCTTCTCACAAATTACAGTTATGGGATTATTTAAAAAAAAGATTACAAGAAACATTGGCTTCACTTTCTAAAAAGTAACCAGCAATAAAGTAATTTTCTATATTAAATGTTATATGTTAATCCCAATAATCTTACTTAATTATAATTCTTCGGAAGATTGCCGTAAATGTATTGGCTTTTTAAAACGTCAACAAGGTGTCGAATTAGAAATCATCATCGTAGATAATTGTTCTCAAGATGAAGACCGGGAACAAATAAAGTTACTATGCAGGGAACATGATTGCACTTTCATTCCTGCCTATGAAAATCGAGGGTACAATGCCGGTAACAACATCGGCCTTCGTTACGCAGCCACCCATAACTACAAATATGCACTAATAGCTAATCCAGATATGGAGTTTCCACAAACTGATTATATAGCAAAGATGGTAGATGCAATGGAAAAACGCCCTAACGTAGTAGTGTGCGGAAGTGACATTGTAGGACCAGAGGGTATTCATCAAAATCCAATGGAACGTGACGGTAATTGGCAAAGTAGTGTCTATTGGTTATTCGGTATGTTAAAATGGAAAAAGTCAATCAACAACTCTATGCCTACTATTCGTTTCTGCAATAGCCAATATTGTTACAAAGTATCCGGATGCTGCCTATTAGTACGCATAGACTATATGCGAAGCATAAATTATTTCGACGAAAATGTTTTTCTTTATACAGAAGAGGCTATTTTGGCTAAACAGATAGAACGTGACAACAAACGAATGTATTACTTAGCTGAAGCACGAGCAATACACCGTCATATAAAAAGTGAAAAAGGAGATCCGATAAAACATATTCGCCAATGGAAAAAATCGCGCATTTATTTTATCAAGTATTACAGTAGTGATACGTGCATGGGAAAGCAAATATCCATCATTACTATGCGCTTATATGTAGCTATTATAACAATAATATTGAGATTAAAAAAAAGATGAGAGAACGTACCCAATATATTGATATAGCAAAAGGAATATCCATTATCTGCATCGTATTGCTCCATTTCGAAGATGGGTTATTTCCACAACAACTGAACACATTCATTGGCTCCTTTATGATTTCAATGTTTTATATAGTTGCCGGATGGATTGACGCACTACACCACGAACAGCGCACGCTGAAAGAATTAATAAAAAAACGGTGGAGGCAACTTGGTATACCATATATATTATGGACAATCATAATCCTTGTTTTCGACTGTATACTGTGGACTTTAGATTATTATGACAATTATTTCATAGGAAGAGAGGTGTACAAAACACTAACTCTCCGTGGGATAGGTACATTATGGTTTCTTCCTGCATTGTTCGGTGGAGAAATTTTGTGGTACATTATACGCAAAAAAAAAAGCATATCAATAATATTAATCACTCTTGCACTGATATTGGTATATCAACATTTTTATTATAATATTTTCGATGGGCGTACCGATTCTTCAAGTAAGATTATTGAGGCACCATTCCGTACTGTAAGTAATGTGTTATCCGCTTGGATTGGAATTGCTACAGGGTATGGATTTTGCCGGATGCGCTTATCATATCCCGTTTTGTTTAATAACAAAAACAAACAAATCTGCTTCGGACTATTGCTATGCCTCATCGCATATTATACTGCCAATTACTGGCCAATCCCATTCTTGTGGGGACTATTGGCTCCTCTCTTAGGTCCTATTGGAATAATACTCATAATAATGGCTATCGAAAAGTGGAGTATATTAGCCTACTTCGATTACTGGGGGCGTCATTCCCTGATACTAATGGTTACTCATTATTCAATTATACAGGTAATCTGCGAAATAATAAATAAGACTGTATATGGTGAACCTCATTTAGCCGGCTATCACGCTCTCTATTTTTTTATCGTCACAATGATAGTCGAGTATTTTATTGCAGAACTTATACATCGCAGGATGCCATTCTTATTAGGCAAACATTAATATGAACAAGATTCTTAAATATATATCGCTACTATTCTCGGCACAGAGCTATACGTTACGCAATTTCACTACATTTCTTCTATTGCTATTTTGTATTCAGTATATTCCTATTGAAAGTCGTGCAGGAGTCAGTTGGCTGAAAGTTGCAGTAATGGCAATCTGCCCTTTCATTTTCTTACTGAAAACAACGAAAATATCTAAGGCACTATATCTGGCCACAATTTATCTGAACATAATGTGGATTGTCAGTCTGATTCATTATGAAACGTTCAGGGCAAGTACTTTAATTTATACCACACTATTTCTTTTACTATATACTACTTACTATAATTTATTGCATTGTAACCATGTCTTTGATATTGATTATTTCATCAAATTACTTAAAGGTTTAATACTGGCCTATTCTGGCTGTTTATTAATTCAACAAAGTTTTATTTTAATAGGAATTGTTCAATTCCCAATTATTAATCTTGTACAGGTTCTGAATCGAAGTTTTGGTGCAAACTCTCTATCATTTGAACCATCTTCCTCTGCACGTATTATGGCGGTAGCCTATTTAGGATTATTACGGATGTATCAACTAAAAAAGGGACGGTTGCCTAACATCAAAGAATTGTTTCAAGAACTAAGATGGTCGAGCATCGGCTTTCTTTGGGCTATGTCGACTATGGGTAGTGGTACAGCTTTTGTAGCATTGGGAATACTGTCTATACTATTCATTAAGAAACAATATTTGCTTAGTATCGCTCCCATACTTGTAGCTATATATTTCATTATTCCTTCAATTGAATTTGAACCTCTTCAGCGTGCTCGTAACGCTGTAGAAGTAACATTAACGCTTGATACAGAAAGTGTAATAGAAACAGATGGCAGCGCAGCAACACGCATAACTCCGTTGATTAACACAATTAAAAACATTGATCTGTTCAATTTAAATTCATGGGTTGGATATGGCGCAGATTATGTCAAGAGATTTAAAGGGCCTGTGGAACAAATGAAAAAACAAATGATAGGAAGAATCCAAGAGTTTGGTCTTTTTAGTTTCATCATTATGCAAATGCTTATTTTTTCTTGTGCTATTCGAAAAGTTTTGTCGGTAGAGACATTATTGTGGCTTTTCCTTTTCAGCATGACATTCGGAAATGTGTCCTATACTTGGGGGGCTATTATGATATTCACTGCTGTACGCTATTTCCAAGAACAATATGAACAAGAATTACTAGTAATTACTGAATAAATTAATTTTCTCCAAATGATTCCTGAAATAATTCATTATTGTTGGTTTGGCGGCAAAGAAATGCCAGCCAAAGAAAAACTGTGTATCGAAAGCTGGAAGAAGTATTTCCCAAAATATAAGTTCATAAAGTGGAATGAAGAAAATTTCGACTTAAACTCCTCTACTTTCTGTAAGCAAGCTTATGACATGAAAAAATATGCTTTTGTCAGTGATTATGTACGTACTAAAGTTCTTTATGAATATGGTGGATTATATTTTGATACAGATTATGAAGTATTAAAACCTATAGATACATTAATAAAGGGTAATAACAATGTTTTAGGATGGGAAAATCACTCGAATATTGGTACGGCGTTTATGGCTTTTGAAGCAAAACACTTCGTAATGAAACGTTTCCTGGAATATTACAATACTCATTCTTTCATAGATAAAAAGGGACGTATAGATAATACCGCCAATGTTTCCATATTAACCGATATTCTTATAGCTGATGGAGCAAAGTGTGACCACACATTGCAAATAATAAAAGATCTGATTATATATCCAAGAGAATATTTCTATCCTAAACGACTTGGTGAAAACCAATTCAGGCTATCTGATGACACTTATGGTATACACCATTACTCTATGAGCTGGCTCACTGAACGTCAGAAGCGAAGAGGAAATAATATATTTTGGGTAAAAGTAATGCGTCCATTGCTAAAAAAATGCCGCAGTCTTTTCCTAAAAATAATAGGAAAAGAATCAGTTCGTACACTCGAAATCAGAATAAGAAACTTCATGAAATAATCATAGTAGCGATGAATAAACATTGGGATAAAAAGCATGGAACCATATTGATGGATTTAATAAAAGAGTTAGATAAAAATCAAGTCAGATACTTCATTCTTCGAAATTATGAAGGTTTGCCGGAGACTAACCAGTCGAAGGATGTAGATATTATTGTGGAACCTTCCAAAGTAAAAGTTGCTAATACAATCCTGACAAGTATCTATAAGCAGCATGGACTGTCGCACTTGTATATGATACGATTTACCGACGTTTATTGTTGGCATGGCATGGATATAGAGCAGCATTTAAGTATTCATATTGATATTATCGGAGGCTATCGAGTAAAAGGATGTGAAGTCTTCACATTTGATGAACTCTATGAACATACATCTGAATACAAAGGATTCAAAGTAGTTGATCCATTATATGAAGGAGTGATGGTATTTGTATACAAACAATTCGGGTACAAAACCCCTAAACTAAAAGAGGAATACAAGCAAGTCATATCCAAAACGAATCAGCTCTATCCTGAATTTGCCTCCATACTTCAGAGAATTTTAGGAGATAAACTAGCACAAGTCGAACTGGAATTCATTGTTCAAGGAGATTATGACAAGTTGTTATCGAAGCATAAGAAACTAACCCAACAGTTACGCCACTACGCATTGAAAAAAGCCCCCTTATCGTGTTTAATTCATACCATGAAGTTCTATGCGTTGAAGTTATGTCGATTAGTATTATGTCGCCATAGGTATGTAAAGTCCTTCTCTGTAATGGCTCCTGACGGAGCAGGCAAAACAACTTTTTTGAATAGTCTTGTAGAAGAAATGGCCTTCTATTTCACAAAAGATACAAATTGCGGACATATTTATCATTTCCGCCCTACTATTCTGCCTAATTTGGGAGAAATAGGAGAAAAAGTGGGGATAATGGAACAAGACACCAACTATTCCGTTCCTCATCGCGCAAAACCAGTGGGTATAATGAGTTCTTTCACAAGGATCACTTACTACTGGATTGATTATATATTGGGATGGTTCATAGTAACAACGAAAGATATTCTACGCGATCGTTTCACAATCTTCGACCGTTACGCTTATGACTTAATTGTCGATCCAGGTCGTACACGGCTCAATTTACCCATATGGATCAGGAAAAAATTTGTAAAGTTTATGCCGGAACCTCGTTTGTCTTTTTATATCAAAGTAGACCCCGAAGAGATTTATCGCAGAAAACAGGAACTGCAATTGGATGAGATTAAACGGCAAGTATCTGACTACGAGAAATTGGTCTCTACTAATAAACGTATACTCCCAATTGACGGAAATTGTCCAGTGCAGGAAATGGTAAACGATGCAATTAAAATGATTTTAGACCAGTTTACAATAAAATTAAAATAATATGCAACTATGGAAAACGAAAAAATAAATCAGAGAAGATGCTCTTTTTCTCTATTATCATTCCAGTATACAATGGCCTTTCCCATATTATATTGAGTATTTTCTACATTAACAATTCCCTTGTTTAGAATACTCAGATATATTCACCGCTACAAGACTGCAAAACAAAGAAATAAGGAATAAATGGAAAAAGATAAACTTAAATTATTTATCTCCGCCTACGCTTGTGAACCGGATTTAGGTAGCGAAATTGGTGTGGGCTGGCATTGGGTACTGGAGATGTCCAAGTACTTTGAGCTATGGGTATTAACTCGCAAGAGTAACCAACCTACCATTGAACCTTGGATTGCTAAATATCCCGAATACAACCATATACATTTCCTTTATTATGACTGGCCCAAATGGGCACGGTTTTGGAAAAAAGGGTTACGAGGAGTAAGAACCTACTATAATATCTGGCAGTATTGTACCAACAGCATTGTGAAACGAACCATGCAAGAGAATAAGATAAAGATTTTCCATCACCTTACTTACGGCAATGTACTCTGGAAGGTGAGCAAATATGGACAAATGCAGTTCTTCGTATGGGGACCAGTTGGTGGATTGGAGAGTATTCCAAAGGAATATTCCCGTCATTACAATAAGAAATCGCAAATCATAGAGAAAATCCGGAGGATAGCAATATCAGCAACATCGTATAACTACGGATTTAGACAACGTTGTAAACGAGCCAATCTAATTCTATGTAAGACAGAAATAACCCGTAAGCAAGTACCACAGAAGTATGCAGACAAAGCAATTCTTTTTACTGATGTGGCAGCAGATATTGTCAACACATCAAAGCTATCTAAAGAGAAGAATGATACAATTGAATTTATCACTGTAGGACATCTGGATGCATGGCGAGGTTTTGACCTAACGATTGAAGCTATGGCAGAAGCTATAAAAGAAAATACTCATCTTCATTTAACAATCGTTGGGGATGGATCGGACAAGAAAAGACTTGAAGAACTTATTAAAAAATTTAAGTTGGAAAAGGCTGTGACACTAACAGGAAAAGTTCCTATGGAAACTTATAAAACAATGATGGATAGAGCGGATGTTGTGATTAACGCTGCCCTAAAAGAGGGTGCTGTTACCGTATCATTCGACTGCATGGCTATGGGAAAACCGTTGATTTGTCTGGATACCACCGGTTACACCCGCTACTTTACCAATGAATATGCCATCTTAATTCCGCGAACCGGAAGAAAAGAAGTCATCCGAAATATAAAAGACGGAATATTACGTCTCACAGACTCAAGAGAACGGGAAATGCTCGGACGAAAGGCACAGGAAGCCTCCTGTAAATTCTCATGGGAGAATCACGGGAAAGAAATTCGCGATGCGATTGTCAAGGCTTATATATCTTATTCTTCCAAATAAAATAAATGCAAGTCGATTCCATTTTAGAACGTTTCCTCATAGAGGGAACGGGTAAACATCTATATCGTTTTTCTAATGCTGACGGTAAAACCTGGCTGATGCCTGCACATAATATGCAGGTGGCAATGAATCTTTACCAACCCAGCGGCCGAAATGGAAAAATGGTAAAAGCGTTACTTCCGTGGCTACATCGCTTACCATTCGTTCTCAAAGTCATCCATGCGAAAAGTGTGTATTTTGACATAAATGATGAGTTGAAGCGGTTGTTTTATCAGTTATTCCACGAAGCAGAGATCGATTTTTCAATTTTCTGCGGTACTCCTTGTGTACATCAGAAGATTACAATGCAAATCAGCAAAGGCAAACGTATTTTAGGCTATTGTAAGGTGACGGACAATGAGAATATTGCTACTTTGTTCAAAAGCGAAGCCCATATTCTAAAAGAGTTGGATCAAAAAGGATTAAAGGAAACACCAGTATGCATGTTCTGCGGAGAAACAACAGATGGAATAAAATTGTTCGTGCAAAGTACAGTAAAAACCCGGAATTCACAAGTTGTGCATAAATGGACAGCGTTGCATGAGGATTTTCTTGACCGACTCTATAAAAGCACCCATCAACTCATTACTTTTGAGCAAAGTGATTACTACCGGACATTAACTGATTTACAGTTGCATATCGAATGGCTTCCTCAAGAAGTGGATGTCACGTTGGTAACGACTGTCATTAATCGGGTATTATCGCAATACCAAAAACAGGAAATGGATTTTTCTGCCTATCACGCAGATTTCACTCCATGGAATATGTTTATGGAGAACAGACAATTATTTGTATTCGATTGGGAATATGCACGGCTTACCTACCCTCCCAAGTTAGATAAATATCACTTCTTTACTCAAACGGCATATTTTGAGAAGCGTTGGAGCGTTTCGCAGATTATCGAATATATAAATTCAGAAAATGGGAAATGGATAGACCGGGAGATGTATTTACTCTATTTATTAGAGATAATATCTCGTTTCGCTATTCGTGAGAAAGGGAACATAAACAGAGAAATGGTTAAATCATTCCGAATCTGGATATCCTTACTAAAATATTTACAGGAATGAACCGTATCATCTGTTTCCACCTCTTTAACGACTATAGTGGTAGTCCCAAAGTACTGAAAATGGCACTGGAAGGCTTACTCAAAAAGGGTTATCAAGTAGATTTAATATCTTCCAAAGGTGGCACGCTGGATGAATTACTGCATTACAAGAACTTGCGTAAGTACTCTTACTCTTACCGCTTTTCCAATAATCCGGTAATAACAATACTGCGCTATAGTACTATACAGATTTACACATTTTTATTGGCGTTCCGCTGGCTATTCCATAAAGATGTGGTATTCTACATCAACACTTTACTTCCTGTAGGACCGGCATTAGCCGGGCGCATCATGGGTAAACACATAGTTTATCATTATCATGAGAACGCATTTGCAAAGGGAGGATTCTACAAGGCACTGGCTACTGCCATGCAGAAGTTAGCGCATGAAATCATCTGCGTATCAGAATACCAAGCATCATTCCTGCAACGGAAAAAAGGTGTAATAGTTGTACCCAATGCCCTGCCAAAGAATTTCGTAAACAGACTGACTCCCAACCTCCAGACAGCCTTTGAGCGAAAACAGATTTTAATGCTCGGCTCATTGAAATTGTATAAGAGTCCGTTGGAGTTTATCGAACTCGCACAAATATTACCACAGTTTGTTTTTGAACTGGTGGTGAACGACACGCAGGAGAACATTAACTGCTTTATGAAGGAACACAAGATAAATATCTGTCAAAATCTGACCATATATCCTCGACAGAATGATGTCGTACCTTTCTACAATCAGGCTTCACTCGTTTTGAATCTTTCCAATAAAGAACAGGTAGTAGAAACATTCGGATTGACAGCATTGGAAGCAATGAGTGCTGGGTTGCCAG from Bacteroides sp. MSB163 includes:
- a CDS encoding DUF1919 domain-containing protein, with amino-acid sequence MTWNNIQWKLRMLMFDCYQISIGKIDKNISIFCNNCIGAFVAHDFRLPFNSPTVNLMIPPSDFIEYIANLEYYTNAPIEPTKSDQSWPIALLGGKVHIHLIHYKTVEEGVLAWRRRETRINAKRMYFVLIETDGCTYEDLERFDQLPYKNKVAPTHKSYPQIKCAHYIKGYENQNGVIDSYRFHKILPLRIYDQFNWMKFLKHRNV
- a CDS encoding glycosyltransferase family 32 protein — protein: MIPKKIHFCWLSGDEYPPLIKYCIETWHKILPDYEFVLWDTKHFDINSVPWVKDAYEAKKFAFAADYIRIYALYTEGGIYLDSDVEMIKSFNPLLNYKSFLGYEASTHGIEAAIMGSEPGMSWCKKALNFYEERRFSMEYVRENGFLAPNVIKMALQKTYPNEKIESGKKEVNINDGELLICPANYFSPIKYDIEKCYLDGKNNADKYKRDPHTFCIHRFNASWTTRPSHKLQLWDYLKKRLQETLASLSKK
- a CDS encoding glycosyltransferase family 2 protein — translated: MLIPIILLNYNSSEDCRKCIGFLKRQQGVELEIIIVDNCSQDEDREQIKLLCREHDCTFIPAYENRGYNAGNNIGLRYAATHNYKYALIANPDMEFPQTDYIAKMVDAMEKRPNVVVCGSDIVGPEGIHQNPMERDGNWQSSVYWLFGMLKWKKSINNSMPTIRFCNSQYCYKVSGCCLLVRIDYMRSINYFDENVFLYTEEAILAKQIERDNKRMYYLAEARAIHRHIKSEKGDPIKHIRQWKKSRIYFIKYYSSDTCMGKQISIITMRLYVAIITIILRLKKR
- a CDS encoding acyltransferase family protein, yielding MRERTQYIDIAKGISIICIVLLHFEDGLFPQQLNTFIGSFMISMFYIVAGWIDALHHEQRTLKELIKKRWRQLGIPYILWTIIILVFDCILWTLDYYDNYFIGREVYKTLTLRGIGTLWFLPALFGGEILWYIIRKKKSISIILITLALILVYQHFYYNIFDGRTDSSSKIIEAPFRTVSNVLSAWIGIATGYGFCRMRLSYPVLFNNKNKQICFGLLLCLIAYYTANYWPIPFLWGLLAPLLGPIGIILIIMAIEKWSILAYFDYWGRHSLILMVTHYSIIQVICEIINKTVYGEPHLAGYHALYFFIVTMIVEYFIAELIHRRMPFLLGKH
- a CDS encoding glycosyltransferase family 32 protein, yielding MIPEIIHYCWFGGKEMPAKEKLCIESWKKYFPKYKFIKWNEENFDLNSSTFCKQAYDMKKYAFVSDYVRTKVLYEYGGLYFDTDYEVLKPIDTLIKGNNNVLGWENHSNIGTAFMAFEAKHFVMKRFLEYYNTHSFIDKKGRIDNTANVSILTDILIADGAKCDHTLQIIKDLIIYPREYFYPKRLGENQFRLSDDTYGIHHYSMSWLTERQKRRGNNIFWVKVMRPLLKKCRSLFLKIIGKESVRTLEIRIRNFMK
- a CDS encoding glycosyltransferase family 4 protein codes for the protein MEKDKLKLFISAYACEPDLGSEIGVGWHWVLEMSKYFELWVLTRKSNQPTIEPWIAKYPEYNHIHFLYYDWPKWARFWKKGLRGVRTYYNIWQYCTNSIVKRTMQENKIKIFHHLTYGNVLWKVSKYGQMQFFVWGPVGGLESIPKEYSRHYNKKSQIIEKIRRIAISATSYNYGFRQRCKRANLILCKTEITRKQVPQKYADKAILFTDVAADIVNTSKLSKEKNDTIEFITVGHLDAWRGFDLTIEAMAEAIKENTHLHLTIVGDGSDKKRLEELIKKFKLEKAVTLTGKVPMETYKTMMDRADVVINAALKEGAVTVSFDCMAMGKPLICLDTTGYTRYFTNEYAILIPRTGRKEVIRNIKDGILRLTDSREREMLGRKAQEASCKFSWENHGKEIRDAIVKAYISYSSK
- a CDS encoding phosphotransferase, encoding MQVDSILERFLIEGTGKHLYRFSNADGKTWLMPAHNMQVAMNLYQPSGRNGKMVKALLPWLHRLPFVLKVIHAKSVYFDINDELKRLFYQLFHEAEIDFSIFCGTPCVHQKITMQISKGKRILGYCKVTDNENIATLFKSEAHILKELDQKGLKETPVCMFCGETTDGIKLFVQSTVKTRNSQVVHKWTALHEDFLDRLYKSTHQLITFEQSDYYRTLTDLQLHIEWLPQEVDVTLVTTVINRVLSQYQKQEMDFSAYHADFTPWNMFMENRQLFVFDWEYARLTYPPKLDKYHFFTQTAYFEKRWSVSQIIEYINSENGKWIDREMYLLYLLEIISRFAIREKGNINREMVKSFRIWISLLKYLQE
- a CDS encoding glycosyltransferase family 4 protein, whose translation is MNRIICFHLFNDYSGSPKVLKMALEGLLKKGYQVDLISSKGGTLDELLHYKNLRKYSYSYRFSNNPVITILRYSTIQIYTFLLAFRWLFHKDVVFYINTLLPVGPALAGRIMGKHIVYHYHENAFAKGGFYKALATAMQKLAHEIICVSEYQASFLQRKKGVIVVPNALPKNFVNRLTPNLQTAFERKQILMLGSLKLYKSPLEFIELAQILPQFVFELVVNDTQENINCFMKEHKINICQNLTIYPRQNDVVPFYNQASLVLNLSNKEQVVETFGLTALEAMSAGLPVIVPTKGGIAEMVVNGENGYKIDVQELDKIANAIKNILSEKALYTLLATNALKYSEKFNAGNMIGQITKVLATTSLKEK